In Capricornis sumatraensis isolate serow.1 chromosome 16, serow.2, whole genome shotgun sequence, a genomic segment contains:
- the APBB1 gene encoding amyloid beta precursor protein binding family B member 1 isoform X2: MSVPSSLSQSAINANSHGGPALSLPLPLHAAHNQLLNAKLQATAVGPKDLRSAMGEGGGPEPGPANAKWLKEGQNQLRRAATAHRDQNRNVTLTLAEEASQEPEMAPLGPKGLMHLYSELELSAHNAANRGPRGPGLIISTQEQGPDEGEEKAAGEAEEDDEEEEEEEEEDLSSPPGLPEPLESAEVPPGPQALADGPREHSKSASLLFGMRNSAASDEDSSWATLSQGSPSYGSPEDTDSFWNPNAFETDSDLPAGWMRVQDTSGTYYWHIPTGTTQWEPPGRASPSQGSSPREESQLTWTGFTHGERFEDGEFWKDEPSEEAPMDLGLKDPEEGMLPFPAQSLSPEPLPQEEEKLPPRNANPGIKCFAVRSLGWVEMTEEELAPGRSSVAVNNCIRQLSYHKNNLHDPMSGGWGEGKDLLLQLEDETLKLVEPHSQALLHAQPIVSIRVWGVGRDSGRERDFAYVARDKLTQMLKCHVFRCEAPAKNIATSLHEICSKIMAERRNARCLVNGLSLDHSKLVDVPFQVEFPAPKNELVQKFQVYYLGNVPVAKPVGVDVINGALESVLSSSSREQWTPSHVSVAPATLTILHQQTEAVLGECRVRFLSFLAVGRDVHTFAFIMAAGPASFCCHMFWCEPNAASLSEAVQAACMLRYQKCLDARSQASTSCLPAPPAESVARRVGWTVRRGVQSLWGSLKPKRLGAHTP; this comes from the exons ATGTCTGTTCCATCATCCCTGAGCCAGTCGGCCATTAATGCCAACAGCCACGGAGGCCCCGCACtgagcctgcccctgcccctgcacgCTGCCCACAACCAGCTGCTCAACGCCAAGCTGCAGGCCACCGCCGTGGGACCCAAGGATCTGCGCAGCGCcatgggggagggtggtgggccCGAGCCAGGCCCTGCCAACGCCAAGTGGCTAAAGGAGGGCCAGAACCAGCTCCGGCGGGCCGCCACAGCCCACCGCGACCAGAACCGCAATGTGACCTTGACCCTGGCTGAGGAGGCCAGCCAGGAACCCGAGATGGCACCCCTGGGCCCCAAAGGCCTGATGCACCTGTACTCTGAGCTGGAGCTCTCCGCCCACAATGCGGCCAACAGAGGGCCGCGAGGACCCGGCCTGATCATCAGCACCCAAGAGCAGGGCCCGGACGAGGGAGAGGAGAAGGCGGCAGGCGAGGCCGAGGAGGatgatgaggaagaggaggaggaagaggaagaggacttatCTTCTCCCCCAGGGCTGCCGGAGCCCCTGGAGAGCGCGGAGGTGCCCCCGgggccccaggccctggcagaCGGCCCCCGAGAGCACAGCAAGAGCGCCAGCCTCCTGTTTGGCATGCGGAATAGCGCAGCCAGCGATGAGGACTCGAGCTGGGCCACCTTATCCCAGGGCAGCCCCTCTTATGGCTCCCCGGAGGACACAG ATTCCTTTTGGAACCCCAACGCCTTCGAGACGGATTCCGACCTGCCGGCTGGATGGATGAGGGTCCAGGACACCTCAGGGACCTACTACTGGCACATCCCAACAGGGACCACTCAGTGGGAGCCCCCGGGCCGGGCCTCACCATCACAGGGGAGCAGCCCCCGAGAGGAGTCCCAG CTCACCTGGACCGGCTTCACTCATGGAGAACGCTTTGAGGATGGAGAATTTTGGAAG gACGAGCCCAGTGAGGAGGCCCCGATGGATTTGGGGCTGAAGGACCCCGAGGAGGGGATGTTGCCTTTCCCAGCTCAGAGCCTCAG CCCAGAGCCATTGCCCCAAGAGGAGGAGAAGCTGCCCCCACGGaatgccaacccagggatcaag TGTTTCGCCGTTCGCTCCCTAGGCTGGGTGGAGATGACCGAGGAGGAGCTGGCCCCTGGCCGCAGCAGCGTAGCAGTCAACAATTGCATCCGTCAGCTCTCCTACCACAAAAACAATCTACACGACCCCATGTCTGGTGGCTGGGGCGAG GGAAAGGACCTGCTGCTGCAGCTGGAGGATGAGACGCTGAAGCTGGTGGAGCCACACAGTCAGGCCCTGCTGCACGCCCAGCCCAtcgtcagcatccgcgtgtgggGCGTCGGGCGGGACAGCGGAAG AGAGAG GGACTTTGCCTACGTAGCTCGTGATAAGCTGACCCAGATGCTCAAGTGCCACGTGTTTCGCTGTGAGGCACCCGCCAAGAACATCGCCACCAGCCTGCATGAGATCTGCTCTAAG ATCATGGCCGAAAGGCGCAATGCCCGCTGCTTGGTAAACGGACTCTCCCTGGACCACTCTAAACTTGTGGACGTCCCTTTCCAAG TGGAATTCCCAGCACCTAAGAATGAACTGGTACAAAAGTTCCAAGTCTATTACCTGGGGAATGTGCCTGTTGCTAAACCTGTTG GGGTAGATGTGATAAATGGGGCCCTGGAATCCGTCCTGTCCTCCAGTAGCCGTGAGCAGTGGACCCCAAGTCACGTCAGCGTGGCCCCTGCCACTCTCACCATCTTGCACCAGCAG ACGGAGGCAGTGCTGGGGGAGTGCCGGGTGCGCTTCCTGTCCTTCCTGGCCGTGGGCAGAGACGTCCACACGTTTGCATTCATCATGGCTGCCGGCCCAGCCTCCTTCTGCTGCCACATGTTCTGGTGCGAGCCCAATGCTGCCAGCCTCTCGGAGGCCGTGCAGGCTGCGTGCATG CTCCGCTACCAGAAGTGTCTGGATGCCCGCTCCCAGGCCTCCACCTCCTGCCTCCCAGCGCCCCCAGCCGAGTCTGTTGCCCGGCGTGTGGGGTGGACCGTCCGCCGAGGCGTTCAGTCGCTGTGGGGCTCCCTCAAGCCTAAACGGCTGGGGGCCCACACCCCCTGA
- the APBB1 gene encoding amyloid beta precursor protein binding family B member 1 isoform X3, giving the protein MVSQDFFLAILLQDSSPDSFWNPNAFETDSDLPAGWMRVQDTSGTYYWHIPTGTTQWEPPGRASPSQGSSPREESQLTWTGFTHGERFEDGEFWKDEPSEEAPMDLGLKDPEEGMLPFPAQSLSPEPLPQEEEKLPPRNANPGIKCFAVRSLGWVEMTEEELAPGRSSVAVNNCIRQLSYHKNNLHDPMSGGWGEGKDLLLQLEDETLKLVEPHSQALLHAQPIVSIRVWGVGRDSGRERDFAYVARDKLTQMLKCHVFRCEAPAKNIATSLHEICSKIMAERRNARCLVNGLSLDHSKLVDVPFQVEFPAPKNELVQKFQVYYLGNVPVAKPVGVDVINGALESVLSSSSREQWTPSHVSVAPATLTILHQQTEAVLGECRVRFLSFLAVGRDVHTFAFIMAAGPASFCCHMFWCEPNAASLSEAVQAACMLRYQKCLDARSQASTSCLPAPPAESVARRVGWTVRRGVQSLWGSLKPKRLGAHTP; this is encoded by the exons ATGGTCTCCCAGGACTTTTTCCTGGCCATCCTCCTGCAGGACAGTAGCCCAG ATTCCTTTTGGAACCCCAACGCCTTCGAGACGGATTCCGACCTGCCGGCTGGATGGATGAGGGTCCAGGACACCTCAGGGACCTACTACTGGCACATCCCAACAGGGACCACTCAGTGGGAGCCCCCGGGCCGGGCCTCACCATCACAGGGGAGCAGCCCCCGAGAGGAGTCCCAG CTCACCTGGACCGGCTTCACTCATGGAGAACGCTTTGAGGATGGAGAATTTTGGAAG gACGAGCCCAGTGAGGAGGCCCCGATGGATTTGGGGCTGAAGGACCCCGAGGAGGGGATGTTGCCTTTCCCAGCTCAGAGCCTCAG CCCAGAGCCATTGCCCCAAGAGGAGGAGAAGCTGCCCCCACGGaatgccaacccagggatcaag TGTTTCGCCGTTCGCTCCCTAGGCTGGGTGGAGATGACCGAGGAGGAGCTGGCCCCTGGCCGCAGCAGCGTAGCAGTCAACAATTGCATCCGTCAGCTCTCCTACCACAAAAACAATCTACACGACCCCATGTCTGGTGGCTGGGGCGAG GGAAAGGACCTGCTGCTGCAGCTGGAGGATGAGACGCTGAAGCTGGTGGAGCCACACAGTCAGGCCCTGCTGCACGCCCAGCCCAtcgtcagcatccgcgtgtgggGCGTCGGGCGGGACAGCGGAAG AGAGAG GGACTTTGCCTACGTAGCTCGTGATAAGCTGACCCAGATGCTCAAGTGCCACGTGTTTCGCTGTGAGGCACCCGCCAAGAACATCGCCACCAGCCTGCATGAGATCTGCTCTAAG ATCATGGCCGAAAGGCGCAATGCCCGCTGCTTGGTAAACGGACTCTCCCTGGACCACTCTAAACTTGTGGACGTCCCTTTCCAAG TGGAATTCCCAGCACCTAAGAATGAACTGGTACAAAAGTTCCAAGTCTATTACCTGGGGAATGTGCCTGTTGCTAAACCTGTTG GGGTAGATGTGATAAATGGGGCCCTGGAATCCGTCCTGTCCTCCAGTAGCCGTGAGCAGTGGACCCCAAGTCACGTCAGCGTGGCCCCTGCCACTCTCACCATCTTGCACCAGCAG ACGGAGGCAGTGCTGGGGGAGTGCCGGGTGCGCTTCCTGTCCTTCCTGGCCGTGGGCAGAGACGTCCACACGTTTGCATTCATCATGGCTGCCGGCCCAGCCTCCTTCTGCTGCCACATGTTCTGGTGCGAGCCCAATGCTGCCAGCCTCTCGGAGGCCGTGCAGGCTGCGTGCATG CTCCGCTACCAGAAGTGTCTGGATGCCCGCTCCCAGGCCTCCACCTCCTGCCTCCCAGCGCCCCCAGCCGAGTCTGTTGCCCGGCGTGTGGGGTGGACCGTCCGCCGAGGCGTTCAGTCGCTGTGGGGCTCCCTCAAGCCTAAACGGCTGGGGGCCCACACCCCCTGA
- the APBB1 gene encoding amyloid beta precursor protein binding family B member 1 isoform X1, whose amino-acid sequence MSVPSSLSQSAINANSHGGPALSLPLPLHAAHNQLLNAKLQATAVGPKDLRSAMGEGGGPEPGPANAKWLKEGQNQLRRAATAHRDQNRNVTLTLAEEASQEPEMAPLGPKGLMHLYSELELSAHNAANRGPRGPGLIISTQEQGPDEGEEKAAGEAEEDDEEEEEEEEEDLSSPPGLPEPLESAEVPPGPQALADGPREHSKSASLLFGMRNSAASDEDSSWATLSQGSPSYGSPEDTDSFWNPNAFETDSDLPAGWMRVQDTSGTYYWHIPTGTTQWEPPGRASPSQGSSPREESQLTWTGFTHGERFEDGEFWKDEPSEEAPMDLGLKDPEEGMLPFPAQSLSPEPLPQEEEKLPPRNANPGIKCFAVRSLGWVEMTEEELAPGRSSVAVNNCIRQLSYHKNNLHDPMSGGWGEGKDLLLQLEDETLKLVEPHSQALLHAQPIVSIRVWGVGRDSGRDFAYVARDKLTQMLKCHVFRCEAPAKNIATSLHEICSKIMAERRNARCLVNGLSLDHSKLVDVPFQVEFPAPKNELVQKFQVYYLGNVPVAKPVGVDVINGALESVLSSSSREQWTPSHVSVAPATLTILHQQTEAVLGECRVRFLSFLAVGRDVHTFAFIMAAGPASFCCHMFWCEPNAASLSEAVQAACMLRYQKCLDARSQASTSCLPAPPAESVARRVGWTVRRGVQSLWGSLKPKRLGAHTP is encoded by the exons ATGTCTGTTCCATCATCCCTGAGCCAGTCGGCCATTAATGCCAACAGCCACGGAGGCCCCGCACtgagcctgcccctgcccctgcacgCTGCCCACAACCAGCTGCTCAACGCCAAGCTGCAGGCCACCGCCGTGGGACCCAAGGATCTGCGCAGCGCcatgggggagggtggtgggccCGAGCCAGGCCCTGCCAACGCCAAGTGGCTAAAGGAGGGCCAGAACCAGCTCCGGCGGGCCGCCACAGCCCACCGCGACCAGAACCGCAATGTGACCTTGACCCTGGCTGAGGAGGCCAGCCAGGAACCCGAGATGGCACCCCTGGGCCCCAAAGGCCTGATGCACCTGTACTCTGAGCTGGAGCTCTCCGCCCACAATGCGGCCAACAGAGGGCCGCGAGGACCCGGCCTGATCATCAGCACCCAAGAGCAGGGCCCGGACGAGGGAGAGGAGAAGGCGGCAGGCGAGGCCGAGGAGGatgatgaggaagaggaggaggaagaggaagaggacttatCTTCTCCCCCAGGGCTGCCGGAGCCCCTGGAGAGCGCGGAGGTGCCCCCGgggccccaggccctggcagaCGGCCCCCGAGAGCACAGCAAGAGCGCCAGCCTCCTGTTTGGCATGCGGAATAGCGCAGCCAGCGATGAGGACTCGAGCTGGGCCACCTTATCCCAGGGCAGCCCCTCTTATGGCTCCCCGGAGGACACAG ATTCCTTTTGGAACCCCAACGCCTTCGAGACGGATTCCGACCTGCCGGCTGGATGGATGAGGGTCCAGGACACCTCAGGGACCTACTACTGGCACATCCCAACAGGGACCACTCAGTGGGAGCCCCCGGGCCGGGCCTCACCATCACAGGGGAGCAGCCCCCGAGAGGAGTCCCAG CTCACCTGGACCGGCTTCACTCATGGAGAACGCTTTGAGGATGGAGAATTTTGGAAG gACGAGCCCAGTGAGGAGGCCCCGATGGATTTGGGGCTGAAGGACCCCGAGGAGGGGATGTTGCCTTTCCCAGCTCAGAGCCTCAG CCCAGAGCCATTGCCCCAAGAGGAGGAGAAGCTGCCCCCACGGaatgccaacccagggatcaag TGTTTCGCCGTTCGCTCCCTAGGCTGGGTGGAGATGACCGAGGAGGAGCTGGCCCCTGGCCGCAGCAGCGTAGCAGTCAACAATTGCATCCGTCAGCTCTCCTACCACAAAAACAATCTACACGACCCCATGTCTGGTGGCTGGGGCGAG GGAAAGGACCTGCTGCTGCAGCTGGAGGATGAGACGCTGAAGCTGGTGGAGCCACACAGTCAGGCCCTGCTGCACGCCCAGCCCAtcgtcagcatccgcgtgtgggGCGTCGGGCGGGACAGCGGAAG GGACTTTGCCTACGTAGCTCGTGATAAGCTGACCCAGATGCTCAAGTGCCACGTGTTTCGCTGTGAGGCACCCGCCAAGAACATCGCCACCAGCCTGCATGAGATCTGCTCTAAG ATCATGGCCGAAAGGCGCAATGCCCGCTGCTTGGTAAACGGACTCTCCCTGGACCACTCTAAACTTGTGGACGTCCCTTTCCAAG TGGAATTCCCAGCACCTAAGAATGAACTGGTACAAAAGTTCCAAGTCTATTACCTGGGGAATGTGCCTGTTGCTAAACCTGTTG GGGTAGATGTGATAAATGGGGCCCTGGAATCCGTCCTGTCCTCCAGTAGCCGTGAGCAGTGGACCCCAAGTCACGTCAGCGTGGCCCCTGCCACTCTCACCATCTTGCACCAGCAG ACGGAGGCAGTGCTGGGGGAGTGCCGGGTGCGCTTCCTGTCCTTCCTGGCCGTGGGCAGAGACGTCCACACGTTTGCATTCATCATGGCTGCCGGCCCAGCCTCCTTCTGCTGCCACATGTTCTGGTGCGAGCCCAATGCTGCCAGCCTCTCGGAGGCCGTGCAGGCTGCGTGCATG CTCCGCTACCAGAAGTGTCTGGATGCCCGCTCCCAGGCCTCCACCTCCTGCCTCCCAGCGCCCCCAGCCGAGTCTGTTGCCCGGCGTGTGGGGTGGACCGTCCGCCGAGGCGTTCAGTCGCTGTGGGGCTCCCTCAAGCCTAAACGGCTGGGGGCCCACACCCCCTGA